One part of the Excalfactoria chinensis isolate bCotChi1 chromosome 8, bCotChi1.hap2, whole genome shotgun sequence genome encodes these proteins:
- the TOE1 gene encoding target of EGR1 protein 1 isoform X1 yields MARGRVPVVDVQSDNFAELWPSMVLALRTATFIAVDTSENTFLCQIYNLTLLCTEDYVVEPQSVQFLVQHGFDFNKQYSQGIPYHKGNDKGNESQIQSVRTFFLELIRAKKPLVLHNGLIDLVFLYQCFYAHLPDSLGTFTSDLSEMFPAGIYDTKYAAEFETRFVASYLEYAYKKCKRENSKLKDASSQHISVEFCNYSANMSRYIDYRHCSLEEANHSEGEANRVPVCEKFSAYGWCPNGVKCPQSHNIDLIIDEDDKLCEKAKKRKHRRKRRKNAEEPEKAFEQGSSGKEMELIHNGEEEPPRKQSCYEPANTDGRPLEEENSAVEPEGSSDISTRGERQEEDLRSTEETAALSPSAKGNDSDQVEGKSEVLAGTVSTNHPDIPETEAACASAKQNASQGPSSQVGTHRAGFDAFMTGYIMAYVWMLKKRRSTQTDAEPWCPDCHNKLYLSGKSVPLQIVKSSFSKSSAAHNQKMKLVWATG; encoded by the exons ATGGCGCGGGGCCGCGTGCCGGTGGTGGACGTGCAGAGCGACAACTTCGCCGAGCTGTGGCCGTCCATGGTGCTGGCGCTGCGCACCGCCACCTTCATCGCCGTGGACACG TCCGAGAACACGTTCCTCTGCCAGATCTACAACCTGACGCTGCTCTGCACGGAGGATTACGTCGTGGAGCCGCAGTCGGTGCAGTTCCTGGTGCAGCACGGCTTTGACTTCAATAAGCAGTACTCCCAGGGGATCCCCTACCACAAGGGCAACGATAAG GGCAATGAGAGCCAGATCCAGAGCGTTCGGACTTTTTTCCTGGAACTCATACGAGCAAAGAAACCTCTCGTCCTCCATAACGGCCTGATTGATCTGGTCTTCTTGTACCAGTGCTTCTATGCTCACCTCCCAGACAGCCTTGGCACCTTCACCTCTGATCTCTCAGAAATGTTCCCAGCAGGAATATACGACACTAAATATGCTGCAGAGTTTGAGACCCGCTTTGTCGCATCCTACTTGGAATACGCTTACAAGAAGTG CAAGAGAGAGAACAGCAAGCTGAAGGAcgccagcagccagcacatcTCTGTGGAGTTCTGCAACTACTCTGCCAACATGTCACGCTACATCGACTATCGCCACTGCTCTCTGGAAGAAGCAAACCACAGTGAGGGGGAGGCAAATAGGGTGCCTGTATGTGAGAAGTTCTCG GCCTATGGCTGGTGTCCAAATGGAGTGAAGTGTCCACAGTCTCATAACATTGACCTCATAATCGATGAGGATGATAAGCTTTGTGAGAAGGCGAAGAAACGGAAACACAGGCGGAAGCGTCggaaaaatgcagaagaacCTGAAAAGGCATTTGAACAGGGAAGCTcagggaaagaaatggaactgATTCACAATGGGGAGGAGGAACCACCACGAAAACAGAGCTGCTATGAACCTGCCAACACTGATGGCAGGCCACTGGAGGAGGAAAACTCTGCTGTGGAACCAGAGGGCAGCTCAGACATCAGCACACGTGGTGAAAGGCAGGAAGAAGATCTGAGGAGCACTGAAgaaactgctgctctgagcccttCTGCCAAGGGAAATGACAGTGACCAAGTGGAAGGGAAGTCAGAAGTCCTTGCTGGAACGGTCTCAACCAATCACCCAGACATCCCTGAGACTGAAGCAGCATGTgcttcagcaaagcaaaatgcatcCCAGGGCCCATCTTCACAAGTGGGAACCCACCGAGCTGGCTTTGATGCCTTCATGACTGGCTATATTATGGCTTATGTCTGGATGCTTAAGAAACGAAGAAGCACGCAGACTGATGCAGAGCCGTGGTGTCCGGACTGTCATAATAAGCTGTACCTCAGTGGGAAATCAGTGCCACTTCAGATAGTGAAAAGCTCATTTTCCAAGTCTTCCGCAGCTCACAACCAGAAGATGAAGTTGGTCTGGGCCACTGGATAG
- the LOC140255538 gene encoding selenoprotein Pb-like: MGPLLLVLASCLGLAMASEGATNGSRLCREAPAWQINGSSPMEGAVGQVTVVALLKASUHFCLLQARSLGALRERLGQQGVSDVRYMIINEQAPLSRAMFGELQRHAPPGVPVLQQQPHEPDVWQLLGGDKDDFLVYDRCGRLAFHIQLPYSFLHLPYVESAIRFTHRKDFCGNCSLYPNSTQEANSTTEVPATLTPLPRQEEKESETPIHHQPNHLHPHHRAAGSGTTPQPSGDHRAAHAHHHHGAHSQLHPKGQTPEGRDPQSGQNP; the protein is encoded by the exons ATGGGGccgctgctgctggtgctggccTCCTGCCTGGGGCTGGCCATGGCCTCTGAGGGGGCCACCAACGGCAGCCGGCTGTGCCGCGAAGCCCCAGCGTGGCAGATCAATGGCTCCAGCCCCATGGAGGGCGCAGTGGGGCAGGTGACGGTGGTGGCCCTGCTGAAGGCCAGCTGAcacttctgcctgctgcaggcccgCAG CCTCGGGGCCCTGCGGGAGCGGCTGGGGCAGCAGGGTGTGAGCGATGTCCGCTATATGATCATCAACGAGCAGGCCCCGCTGTCCCGCGCCATGTTTGGGGAGCTGCAGCGCCATGCCCCACCGGGCGTCCCcgtcctccagcagcagccacacgAGCCTGATGtgtggcagctgctgggggGTGACAAAGATGACTTCCTCGTCTATGACCG CTGTGGCCGCCTGGCCTTCCACATCCAGCTGCCCTACAGCTTCCTGCACCTGCCCTACGTTGAGTCCGCCATCCGCTTCACCCACCGCAAGGACTTCTGTGGGAATTGCTCCCTCTACCCCAACAGCACACAGGAG GCCAACAGTACCACGGAGGTCCCTGCAACCCTGACCCCGCTTCCCAGACAGGAGGAGAAGGAGTCTGAGACCCCCATCCACCACCAACCCAaccatctccatccccaccaccGTGCAGCTGGCAGCGGGaccaccccacagcccagcgGGGACCACAGAGCTGCCCACGCTCACCACCACCATGGAGCCCACAGCCAACTCCATCCCAAGGGGCAGACGCCAGAGGGACGTGATCCCCAATCTGGGCAGAACCCATAG
- the MUTYH gene encoding adenine DNA glycosylase gives MSRLRAAAARGLRRQRRGSGSAAPTGEGGRKGASLREAGAPTRPHALHLFGDPVEIDALRGRLLAWYDKSRRDLPWRTLAAAEQDADKRAYAVWVSEVMLQQTQVATVIDYYNRWMQKWPTLQALAAASLEEVNELWAGLGYYSRGKRLQEAARKVVSELAGHMPRTAEDLQRLLPGVGRYTAGAIASISFGQATGVVDGNVIRVLCRLRCIGADSSSLAVIDCLWDMANALVDRSRPGDFNQALMELGATVCTPKSPLCRECPVKEHCHAWHRVEKELVSASEKLFGKTNLVPDVEDCGTGGCPLCLPTAEPWDSSLGVTNFPRKAAKKQPRAERTATCVLERRGRLGAPEYLIVQRPSSGLLAGLWEFPSLPLAPGLKEEQQKELLADHLRAWTKQPVQTQSLCFIGEVVHIFSHIHQTYVVYSLCLDGDVALDAASSPSRWVTEEEFRASAVSTAMKKVLKAWETQRGVQSGRAKGSKRKRESKLGAAGSSPTGMQLSLRAFLQPQTPP, from the exons ATGAGCCGCCTGCGGGCGGCGGCCGCCCGGGGACtgcggcggcagcggcggggAAGCGGCAGCGCGGCTCCGACTGGGGAGGGCGGCAGGAAGGGCGCGTCGCTCCGGGAAG CAGGGGCTCCCACTCGACCACACGCGCTGCATCTCTTCGGTGACCCTGTTGAGATCGATGCGCTGCGCGGCCGCCTGCTCGCTTGGTATGACAAAAGCCGGCGGGACCTTCCCTGGAGGACGCTG gctgcagctgaACAGGATGCTGACAAGCGGGCGTATGCAG TGTGGGTGTCTGAGGTCATGCTTCAGCAGACACAAGTGGCCACAGTGATCGACTACTACAACCGCTGGATGCAG AAGTGGCCAACACTGCAGGCGCTGGCAGCAGCATCGCTGGAG GAGGTGAATGAGCTGTGGGCAGGACTCGGCTACTACTCACGAGGAAAGCGCCTGCAGGAGGCAGCAAGGAAG GTGGTGTCGGAGCTGGCCGGCCACATGCCCAGGACAGCTGAGGACCTGCAGAGGCTGCTGCCAGGGGTGGGTCGATACACAGCAGGAGCCATTGCTTCCATCTCATTTGGGCAG GCTACTGGTGTCGTGGATGGGAATGTGATCCGTGTGCTGTGCCGCCTGCGGTGCATcggtgctgacagcagcagcctggctgtcATCGACTGCCTCTG GGACATGGCCAACGCTCTGGTGGATAGGAGCCGCCCGGGGGACTTCAACCAAGCTCTGATGGAGTTGGGGGCAACTGTATGCACGCCCAAATCCCCGCTGTGTAGGGAGTGCCCAGTGAAGGAGCACTGCCATGCCTGGCACAGG GTGGAGAAGGAGCTGGTCTCTGCCTCTGAGAAGCTGTTTGGAAAGACCAACCTGGTGCCTGATGTTGAGGACTGTG GGACTGGGGGCTGTCCCTTGTGCCTCCCCACTGCCGAGCCGTGGGACAGCAGCCTGGGGGTCACCAACTTCCCCCgcaaagcagcaaagaagcaGCCACGGGCAGAGCGGACAGCCACGTGTGTGCTGGAGCGGAGGGGCCGCCTTGGGGCCCCTGAGTACCTCATCGTGCAGAGACCCAGCTCAG GGCTCCTGGCTGGGCTCTGGGAGTTCCCCAGCCTCCCACTGGCTCCGGGCCtgaaggaggagcagcagaaggaactCCTGGCTGACCACCTGCGGGCATGGACAAAGCAGCCTGTGCAGACACAGAGCTTGTGCTTCATCGGGGAG GTTGTCCACATCTTCTCTCACATTCACCAGACGTATGTGGTCTATTCACTGTGCCTGGATGGGGATGTAGCCCTGGATGCTGCCTCATCCCCATCCCGCTGGGTGACAGAGGAGGAGTTCCGTGCCTCAGCTGTGTCCACCGCCATGAAGAAG GTGCTGAAGGCGTGGGAGACTCAGCGTGGGGTGCAGAGCGGCCGTGCCAAg GGCTCCAAGCGGAAGCGGGAGTCAAAGCTGGGGGCAGCgggcagcagccccacagggaTGCAGCTCTCCCTGCGCGCCTTCCTCCAGCCACAGACCCCTCCATGA
- the TOE1 gene encoding target of EGR1 protein 1 isoform X2, whose amino-acid sequence MARGRVPVVDVQSDNFAELWPSMVLALRTATFIAVDTELSGLGTRKALLSPCIDERYKAVCGAARTRSVLSLGIACFKQLPEKSENTFLCQIYNLTLLCTEDYVVEPQSVQFLVQHGFDFNKQYSQGIPYHKGNDKGNESQIQSVRTFFLELIRAKKPLVLHNGLIDLVFLYQCFYAHLPDSLGTFTSDLSEMFPAGIYDTKYAAEFETRFVASYLEYAYKKCKRENSKLKDASSQHISVEFCNYSANMSRYIDYRHCSLEEANHSEGEANRVPVCEKFSAYGWCPNGVKCPQSHNIDLIIDEDDKLCEKAKKRKHRRKRRKNAEEPEKAFEQGSSGKEMELIHNGEEEPPRKQSCYEPANTDGRPLEEENSAVEPEGSSDISTRGERQEEDLRSTEETAALSPSAKGNDSDQVEGKSEVLAGTVSTNHPDIPETEAACASAKQNASQGPSSQVGTHRAGFDAFMTGYIMAYVWMLKKRRSTQTDAEPWCPDCHNKLYLSGKSVPLQIVKSSFSKSSAAHNQKMKLVWATG is encoded by the exons ATGGCGCGGGGCCGCGTGCCGGTGGTGGACGTGCAGAGCGACAACTTCGCCGAGCTGTGGCCGTCCATGGTGCTGGCGCTGCGCACCGCCACCTTCATCGCCGTGGACACG GAGCTGAGCGGGCTGGGGACCAGGAAGGCGCTGCTGAGCCC GTGCATCGACGAGCGGTACAAAGCCGTCTGCGGCGCCGCCCGGACGCGCTCGGTCCTGTCTCTCGGCATCGCTTGCTTCAAACAGCTCCCGGAGAAG TCCGAGAACACGTTCCTCTGCCAGATCTACAACCTGACGCTGCTCTGCACGGAGGATTACGTCGTGGAGCCGCAGTCGGTGCAGTTCCTGGTGCAGCACGGCTTTGACTTCAATAAGCAGTACTCCCAGGGGATCCCCTACCACAAGGGCAACGATAAG GGCAATGAGAGCCAGATCCAGAGCGTTCGGACTTTTTTCCTGGAACTCATACGAGCAAAGAAACCTCTCGTCCTCCATAACGGCCTGATTGATCTGGTCTTCTTGTACCAGTGCTTCTATGCTCACCTCCCAGACAGCCTTGGCACCTTCACCTCTGATCTCTCAGAAATGTTCCCAGCAGGAATATACGACACTAAATATGCTGCAGAGTTTGAGACCCGCTTTGTCGCATCCTACTTGGAATACGCTTACAAGAAGTG CAAGAGAGAGAACAGCAAGCTGAAGGAcgccagcagccagcacatcTCTGTGGAGTTCTGCAACTACTCTGCCAACATGTCACGCTACATCGACTATCGCCACTGCTCTCTGGAAGAAGCAAACCACAGTGAGGGGGAGGCAAATAGGGTGCCTGTATGTGAGAAGTTCTCG GCCTATGGCTGGTGTCCAAATGGAGTGAAGTGTCCACAGTCTCATAACATTGACCTCATAATCGATGAGGATGATAAGCTTTGTGAGAAGGCGAAGAAACGGAAACACAGGCGGAAGCGTCggaaaaatgcagaagaacCTGAAAAGGCATTTGAACAGGGAAGCTcagggaaagaaatggaactgATTCACAATGGGGAGGAGGAACCACCACGAAAACAGAGCTGCTATGAACCTGCCAACACTGATGGCAGGCCACTGGAGGAGGAAAACTCTGCTGTGGAACCAGAGGGCAGCTCAGACATCAGCACACGTGGTGAAAGGCAGGAAGAAGATCTGAGGAGCACTGAAgaaactgctgctctgagcccttCTGCCAAGGGAAATGACAGTGACCAAGTGGAAGGGAAGTCAGAAGTCCTTGCTGGAACGGTCTCAACCAATCACCCAGACATCCCTGAGACTGAAGCAGCATGTgcttcagcaaagcaaaatgcatcCCAGGGCCCATCTTCACAAGTGGGAACCCACCGAGCTGGCTTTGATGCCTTCATGACTGGCTATATTATGGCTTATGTCTGGATGCTTAAGAAACGAAGAAGCACGCAGACTGATGCAGAGCCGTGGTGTCCGGACTGTCATAATAAGCTGTACCTCAGTGGGAAATCAGTGCCACTTCAGATAGTGAAAAGCTCATTTTCCAAGTCTTCCGCAGCTCACAACCAGAAGATGAAGTTGGTCTGGGCCACTGGATAG
- the HPDL gene encoding 4-hydroxyphenylpyruvate dioxygenase-like protein produces the protein MAASLSRPCFLSLHVPYGQGCAQDLAAAFRFQPVAVRETPRVRQLALRRGAAVFLLNQRLAPAGISSHDFLYDVDPRPTRGTASNVCLEVDDVPGLCAQLQSRGCTLPVPPIEVRDELGSVTYGVVSSAVGNVSHTLLDRSRYRGPFLPGFQPIQAAPPGDGVEISHFDHITYVCPRGGTQAALEWYQRCFGFRHFSLSPRQQPAQGFVLGGHGAGMLLRALQSSRGCGCKLVLAESLSESVPNQVDTFLEQHGGAGIQHVGLRTPDIVSATRALRRAGVRFFTPPAAYYSQGGKEEEVRGAGQDPCTLAELGILLDTAVHGDSGQPGTDAGVSPVQSYLMQIFTLPLFSEETFFLELIERRGAPGFGEGNIRALWKAVQIYMDRRQ, from the coding sequence ATGGCCGCCTCGCTGAGCCGCCCGTGCTTCCTGTCCCTCCACGTGCCCTACGGGCAGGGCTGCGCACAGGACCTGGCCGCCGCTTTCCGCTTCCAGCCCGTGGCCGTGCGGGAAACGCCGCGTGTGAGGCAGCTGGCGCTGCGCCGGGGCGCTGCCGTCTTCCTCCTCAACCAGCGCCTGGCGCCGGCCGGCATCTCCAGCCACGATTTCCTCTACGACGTGGACCCCCGTCCCACGCGGGGCACGGCCTCCAACGTCTGCCTGGAGGTGGATGACGTGCCGGGGCTGTGCGCGCAGCTGCAGAGCCGGGGCTGCACCCTGCCCGTGCCCCCCATTGAGGTGAGAGACGAGCTCGGCTCCGTCACCTACGGCGTGGTGAGCTCCGCGGTGGGCAACGTCAGCCACACGCTGCTGGACCGCTCCCGCTATCGGGGCCCCTTCCTGCCCGGCTTCCAGCCTATACAGGCGGCACCCCCGGGGGACGGCGTGGAGATCTCCCACTTTGACCACATCACCTACGTGTGCCCGCGGGGCGGCACGCAGGCGGCTCTGGAGTGGTACCAGCGCTGCTTCGGCTTTCGGCACTTCTCGCTGAGCCCACGGCAGCAGCCGGCGCAGGGCTTTGTGCTGGGCGGGCACGGGGCTGGCATGCTGCTCcgagccctgcagagcagccgGGGCTGTGGCTGCAAGCTCGTCCTTGCCGAGTCGCTTTCTGAATCCGTCCCCAACCAAGTGGACACCTTCCTGGAGCAGCACGGCGGGGCGGGCATCCAGCACGTGGGTCTGCGCACGCCTGACATCGTGTCAGCCACCAGAGCCCTGAGGAGGGCGGGCGTGCGGTTCTTCACCCCCCCTGCTGCATATTACAGTCAGGGGggcaaggaggaggaggtgcGGGGTGCCGGGCAGGATCCCTGCAcgctggcagagctgggcatcCTGCTGGACACCGCCGTGCACGGGGACAGCGGGCAGCCGGGCACTGATGCTGGTGTAAGCCCTGTGCAGAGTTACTTGATGCAGATCTTCACCCTTCCCCTCTTCTCCGAGGAGACTTTCTTCCTGGAGCTCATAGAGCGACGCGGAGCTCCTGGTTTTGGAGAAGGCAACATACGGGCGCTGTGGAAAGCTGTGCAGATCTATATGGACCGGAGGCAATAG